Genomic segment of Williamwhitmania taraxaci:
GTCGCAAAATTGGAATAGTGGAGTAATTCAGGTTAGTGCAGCATTTTAATGCTAACAAAATATTATCAACAACATTTTTTTAGATTACAGCCTTTGTTTTTCAGCTATTTTTGCCATTTGCGATCAGATTTATCAATTCACTAATGTTTGTGTATCCTTTTCTTTGAAATATTGCCTTTCCGTTTTTGTCATAAATAAATACTGAGGGGTTTGGTGCGGTATTGAAGGGTTCTTCTGTTAGCCGTTCATCTATTTTGAATAGTTCAATACTCGGATAATTATCTAGGTTTTGTTTTATCTGAAATTGCTTCAGAACACTAATATTTTGCCTAGAAAGGAGGCAGATTCTATACTTTTCTAGCAGAGGATAGTCTATAAGCATTTTTCCTAACTCTATTTTGCAAATATCACATTCGGAGTTGAATATCATTATAAGAGTGGTATCGGGTTGATTCAACGCCAATGTTACGTTTGTACTATCCAACGTTTTAACATGTAATGTTTTAATTTCCGCAAACACTGATTGTTTAGATACCTTTTTTGTTATATCAAAAACTAAGAGACCAAGCATTATCACAACTACTGCTATTGTGATTGTAATAATTGTTTTTTTAAGTGAATTATGCATAGGTTACGCTTAAATAGGTTAATACTATTATCCAGATAAATAGGTAAGAACCATAACTTGTGATTACCCATAAGTTACTCTTTGATGCCTTTTCTTCTGCTGTAATTCTAATTCCTACTACTAAAAGCATAAAATATATTAGCTCAAATAAGTTTAAAGTATTCATTGGTGCTATTAACCATGAAGGTGCACTATCTTTGATTAAGAAGCCGATAGAGCAAATGCTAGTCAAATTTAAACTTTGAACATCTGTAATTGAATTAACATTTGAGAGGAGTAGCATAAGTGTGTTTCCTATGCCTACCAAAATAAAAAGACTCTCTGAGAGTAGTACTACTTTAAGAATCTTCTTAAACCCGATATCATATCCACAGAATATAGCTCCGGTGGTAATAAATGCACTGATGAATATGAACTTAATAAACAGACCAATAGGGAATATTACATAGCCTACCCATGCCCATTTATGTTGAAGTGAAATGGCTTTTTCAATATAGCCATCAGGAATAACACTAAGCAATGAGTTATACATCAAATCATCAGTTAGAATAAACGTGCTATTTATAAACATTATCAACCAGTAGAATGAGATGATGACGAAAAAGAGCATAAAGCCATTTTCCCCTAGTAGAGAATTAAGAAAACGTTTCATAGTTCAATTGTAAGGTATTAGATCATTATTGAGTATTCGCGTAGTTTGTATAGTAGAAGTCTATTCCTTCGTTTGGAGATTGGAATTTCCTTCCTGTTTTTTAGAATTGCTAGTTGGGTTTTCCCATCTTGAATAATTTCAGCAACTTCGGCAAGATTGACAATGAAACTTTTGTGAACTCTAAAGAATTTATCTTGGGGTAGTTGTTCTTCAAGTTTATCCAAAGTGATTTCTATAATTTTCTGTTTATTTCCTTTTGTATTTGCGATTGTGCAACCATTGTCTTTCTCAAT
This window contains:
- a CDS encoding LytR/AlgR family response regulator transcription factor; translated protein: MKTDERLLQMLLVDDIIYIEKDNGCTIANTKGNKQKIIEITLDKLEEQLPQDKFFRVHKSFIVNLAEVAEIIQDGKTQLAILKNRKEIPISKRRNRLLLYKLREYSIMI